A region of the Polynucleobacter asymbioticus genome:
TTTTTGTTGAAAAAAGTACATGCACTGTCAAGGCAAAGGTTAGCACGAACCCGTCTACTCAGTTAATGGCTTAGATTTCGTAAGTTTCCGACTCGCTATTCATGGCTTGCTCCACAATTTTCTTGGTGAGCGTTGGTGAGAATAGTTCGATAAACGTGTACACAAAAGAACGCAAGTAAGCACCTTGTTTAACGCCCAAATGGGTAACGTTGTTGCCAAACAAATGCCCAACTGGAATGACTCGAAGATTGCGATCTCGATCTGCGTCATAAGCTAACCCAGCAACAATCCCCACGCCCATTCCTGTTTCAACGTAGGTCTTGATCACGTCTGCATCAATCGCTTCCAAAATAATATCGGGGCTTAGATTGCGTTGTGCAAATGCAGCGTCAATTTTGCTTCTACCCGCAAATGCTTTGTCATACGTAATAAGCGGATATTTTGCAATCTCTTCCAGGGTAATGGTCGATTGGTTGAGAAGGGGGTGGCTCAGCGGCACCATAACAACGTGTTGCCATTGATAGCCCGGAAGTGCCAGTACACCTGGAGTATTAGCAATACCTTCTGTTGCAATCGCAATGTCAGCGCGATCATGAATGAGTAGCTCTGCGATTTGCCCCGGACTTCCCTGTTGAATACTGACCCGAACCTTCGGAAAGCGTTTAGTAAATTCAGTTAGCACCTTAGGTAATGCATAACGTGCTTGGGTATGGGTGGTCGCAATCACAAAGTTGCCCTGATCTTGACTCGCAAAGTCTTTGCCGACCCTACGCAAGGTTTCTACTTCATCCAAAATGCGCTCAATCGATGAGAGGATGCGCTTACCAGGCTCAGTTAGTGAGCGGATGCGCTTGCCATGGCGTCGGAATATTTCTACGCCAAGCTCATCTTCAAGTTCAATAATGGCCTTTGAAACCCCAGGCTGAGAGGTGAATAGCGCTTTAGCTGCTGATGTGAGATTGAAGTTCTGTCTTACAGCTTCGCGGACAAATCGAAATTGGTGCAAATTCATATGGATTCCATTCTTTATATCAACTGCGATATAGGAATCAGATTCTATATGATTTTGAGGTATTAAGCTCTAG
Encoded here:
- a CDS encoding CysB family HTH-type transcriptional regulator, encoding MNLHQFRFVREAVRQNFNLTSAAKALFTSQPGVSKAIIELEDELGVEIFRRHGKRIRSLTEPGKRILSSIERILDEVETLRRVGKDFASQDQGNFVIATTHTQARYALPKVLTEFTKRFPKVRVSIQQGSPGQIAELLIHDRADIAIATEGIANTPGVLALPGYQWQHVVMVPLSHPLLNQSTITLEEIAKYPLITYDKAFAGRSKIDAAFAQRNLSPDIILEAIDADVIKTYVETGMGVGIVAGLAYDADRDRNLRVIPVGHLFGNNVTHLGVKQGAYLRSFVYTFIELFSPTLTKKIVEQAMNSESETYEI